A single Asterias rubens chromosome 13, eAstRub1.3, whole genome shotgun sequence DNA region contains:
- the LOC117298682 gene encoding uncharacterized protein YwbO-like, translated as MSGKPVIHIDVVSDVICPWCWVGKRRLETAINQNKDKYDFVVRWEPFLLRPGTPEDGTPKPPGFPSASALQRIQEAGKAVGIDFTLKSDRIPRTVLAHTLLEFAKETEGGNKQNDLQEAIFKGFFTDGLLPDEETLLMFAQAVGLDTEKARTFIRDDAHQKETFNRAVNWSQRGVTGVPMFFMNGHATFSGAQDVDIFSQAFDHAVTKNSTQKSELPANM; from the exons ATGAGTGGAAAACCTGTAATTCACATCGACGTAGTGAGTGACGTCATATGTCCATGGTGTTGGGTCGGGAAACGGAGACTTGAAACTGctataaatcaaaacaaag ATAAATATGACTTTGTCGTTCGTTGGGAGCCTTTTCTACTCCGACCAGGAACCCCGGAGGATGGCACCCCTAAGCCACCTGGATTCCCTAGTGCCAG TGCGCTTCAGCGCATTCAGGAAGCCGGGAAGGCTGTAGGCATTGACTTTACTCTAAAGAGTGACAGAATACCGAGAACAGTTCTTGCTCATACTCTCCTGGAGTTTGCGAAGGAGACGGAAGGAGGCAACAAACAGAATGATCTCCAGGAGGCCATCTTTAAG GGGTTCTTTACTGATGGTCTTTTACCAGATGAAGAAACCCTTTTGATGTTTGCTCAAGCTGTGGGTCTAGATACCGAGAAGGCTAGAACCTTCATCCGAGATGACGCTCATCAGAAAGAGACGTTCAACAGAGCGGTCAACTGGTCACAGCGAGGGGTGACAG GCGTTCCGATGTTCTTCATGAATGGACATGCGACATTCTCAGGAGCTCAGGATGTCGATATTTTCAGTCAAGCTTTTGACCATGCAGTGACCAAGAATTCAACGCAGAAATCTGAGCTCCCTGCAAATATGTAG
- the LOC117298600 gene encoding ficolin-2-like, with translation MSTLVLTVLFLFAVSEINALGIACLSHQGREFLSAENKELRQVFYRQAVTRSHVQCVSYCHADPQCLSVNYHIDTHLCDQNNATRARYSDHFITHFGSVYFDADVDTPLLSLPDPKPSTRPDTPTPIQPRYSSCKKLLEAGHTENGIFTIFPAGFSDGLRVYCDMETDGGGWIVIQRRQDGSVDFYRNWVDYRVGFGDLDGEFWLGNDNLRNLTEFGGMWRLRIDFGNWLNDTAWSEYEGFRISGENFRLNVDSYNENSTAGDSLLNGPKPRLVHNGMMFSTKDKQNDNDNVGCATKYHGAWWYNDCFVSTLNGRYYVGGTETLDGMHWDGWNNDKTVKTCSMKLRPVD, from the coding sequence atgtcaactttggTCCTAACAGTTCTCTTCCTTTTCGCTGTGTCTGAAATAAATGCTCTTGGAATCGCTTGTTTGTCTCACCAAGGACGAGAGTTTCTATCTGCCGAAAATAAAGAATTACGGCAAGTTTTCTACCGGCAGGCTGTTACACGATCTCATGTTCAATGTGTGAGTTATTGCCATGCTGATCCTCAGTGCCTATCGGTCAATTACCACATTGACACTCACTTGTGTGATCAGAATAATGCTACCAGGGCTCGGTATTCTGACCACTTCATTACACACTTTGGAAGTGTGTACTTTGATGCCGATGTAGACACGCCTCTCCTCTCTCTGCCTGATCCCAAACCCTCTACACGACCCGATACACCAACCCCAATCCAGCCTCGTTACAGCAGTTGCAAGAAGCTTCTTGAAGCAGGTCATACCGAGAATGGTATCTTCACAATATTTCCCGCTGGCTTTAGTGATGGTCTGAGGGTGTACTGTGACATGGAGACGGATGGCGGGGGATGGATCGTCATCCAGAGGCGTCAAGACGGTAGCGTGGACTTCTACCGCAACTGGGTCGACTATCGTGTTGGTTTCGGTGACTTGGACGGTGAGTTCTGGCTCGGGAACGACAACCTCCGTAATCTGACTGAGTTTGGAGGAATGTGGCGGCTGAGAATCGACTTCGGAAACTGGTTGAATGACACAGCCTGGTCGGAATATGAAGGTTTCCGTATTTCTGGAGAGAACTTTCGGCTCAACGTGGATTCTTACAACGAGAACAGCACTGCAGGGGACTCGCTCCTTAATGGTCCAAAGCCACGGCTCGTGCATAATGGaatgatgttttcaacaaaagataaacaaaatgaCAACGACAACGTCGGTTGCGCTACAAAGTACCATGGGGCGTGGTGGTACAACGACTGTTTTGTGTCTACTCTGAATGGTCGGTACTATGTAGGAGGGACAGAAACCCTCGATGGCATGCACTGGGATGGTTGGAACAACGACAAAACCGTGAAGACATGCTCAATGAAACTTCGCCCAGTTGACTAG
- the LOC117298601 gene encoding ficolin-2-like, with the protein MSDSQPVRAVRQSTSDVILVVLSTPITALEILSCGHQLEREFLSAENKELRQVSYRQTVTRSHVQCVSYCHADPQCLSVNYHIDTHLCDQNNATRARYSDHFITHFGSVYFDADVDTPLLSLPDPKPSTRPDTPTPIQPRYSSCKKLLEAGHTENGIFTIFPAGFSDGLRVYCDMETDGGGWIVIQRRQDGSVDFYRNWVDYRVGFGDLDGEFWLGNDNLRNLTEFGGMWRLRIDFGNWLNDTAWSEYEGFRISGENFRLNVDSYNENSTAGDSLLNGPKPRLVHNGMMFSTKDKQNDNDNIGCATKYHGAWWYNDCFVSTLNGRYYVGGTETLDGMHWNGWNNEKTVKTCSMKFRPVD; encoded by the exons ATGTCAGACAGTCAACCTGTCAGAGCGGTCAGACAGTCCACCAGCGATGTCA TATTGGTTGTGTTGAGCACACCAATTACAGCTTTAGAAATACTGTCGTGTGGTCATCAACTAGAGAGAGAGTTTCTATCTGCCGAAAATAAAGAATTGCGGCAAGTTTCCTACCGGCAGACTGTTACACGATCACATGTTCAATGTGTGAGTTATTGCCATGCTGATCCTCAGTGCCTATCGGTCAATTACCACATTGACACTCACTTGTGTGATCAGAATAATGCTACCAGGGCTCGGTATTCTGACCACTTCATCACACACTTTGGAAGTGTGTACTTTGATGCCGATGTAGACACGCCTCTCCTCTCTCTGCCTGATCCCAAACCCTCTACACGACCCGATACACCAACCCCAATCCAGCCTCGTTACAGCAGTTGCAAGAAGCTTCTTGAAGCAGGTCATACCGAGAATGGTATCTTCACAATATTTCCCGCTGGCTTTAGTGATGGTCTGAGGGTGTACTGTGACATGGAGACTGATGGCGGGGGATGGATCGTCATCCAGAGGCGTCAAGACGGTAGCGTGGACTTCTACCGCAACTGGGTCGACTATCGTGTTGGTTTCGGTGACTTGGACGGTGAGTTCTGGCTCGGGAACGACAACCTCCGTAATCTGACTGAGTTTGGAGGAATGTGGCGGCTGAGAATCGACTTCGGAAACTGGTTGAATGACACAGCCTGGTCGGAATATGAAGGTTTCCGTATTTCTGGAGAGAACTTTCGGCTCAACGTGGATTCTTACAACGAGAACAGCACTGCAGGGGACTCGCTCCTTAATGGTCCAAAGCCACGGCTCGTGCATAATGGaatgatgttttcaacaaaagataaacaaaatgaCAACGACAACATCGGTTGTGCTACAAAGTACCATGGGGCGTGGTGGTACAACGACTGTTTTGTGTCTACTCTGAATGGTCGGTACTATGTAGGAGGGACAGAAACCCTCGATGGCATGCACTGGAATGGTTGGAACAACGAAAAAACCGTGAAGACATGCTCAATGAAATTTCGCCCAGTTGACTAG
- the LOC117298347 gene encoding uncharacterized protein LOC117298347, translating into MKSFTVLICFAVAAFILMENSGVKAAAPDCSNVDTADCPAFNPDDFVCADGTTYINLCSVCKVVADGKEVSDVRDGAC; encoded by the exons ATGAAGTCTTTTACCGTACTGATCTGCTTTGCTGTTGCAG ccTTCATCCTTATGGAGAACAGTGGAGTCAAAGCCGCT gCGCCTGATTGCAGCAATGTAGACACCGCCGATTGCCCTGCCTTCAATCCTGATGACTTTGTGTGCGCAGACGGGACTACATACATCAATCTGTGCTCCGTATGCAAAGTTGTGGCTGATGGCAAGGAAGTTAGTGACGTCAGAGATGGTGCGTGCTAA